TGCTCTAAATAGtgacacatttttgcattgCTAACTCtagtcttttcttctctccatcagCAGGATAAAAGCATGAATATGAACGCCCTGCACATCAACAGCATGTTGGACAAGAAAGCGGTCGGAGCTCCGGTCACGTCTCCGGGCTCCGGCGGCTCCTTCACACCGGGATTTTTCCGCAGAAACTCAACCAGCAACATGGAGGCAATGAACAACGGTAATAAATACTCGATGGGCTCCTACAGCAGTCTGAAGGAGAACACGCCGAGCAGCAACAGCACCGCCACTGCCCTTATGAACAAGGAAAACAAGTTCCGCGACCGCGCTTACAGTGAGAACGGAGACCGGGGCGTGCTGCAGCAGAAGCCCGGCTCTCAGATCAACTCCACCCGCTACAAGACCGAGCTGTGCCGGCCCTTCGAGGAGAACGGGTCGTGCAAGTACGGGGAGAAATGTCAGTTCGCTCACGGCTACCACGAGTTGAGGAGCTTGTCCCGCCACCCTAAGTATAAAACGGAGCCGTGCCGTACCTTCCACACCATCGGTTTCTGCCCTTACGGTCCCCGGTGTCACTTTATCCATAACGCAGATGAGCGCCGGCCCGCTCCAGCCGCCAACGCTAATGTGCAGGCAGGAGAGGCCAGGTCTGCTCGTGAGCTGTGCGGCTACGGCCAGAGGGACGTGTtgccccagcagcagcagcacggcTACACTCCGAGGGACAGACCAAAGC
This portion of the Scomber japonicus isolate fScoJap1 chromosome 14, fScoJap1.pri, whole genome shotgun sequence genome encodes:
- the zfp36l2 gene encoding mRNA decay activator protein ZFP36L2 isoform X2, whose translation is MKEGVRQQTWGNEMSATVLSAFYDMDMLYKDKSMNMNALHINSMLDKKAVGAPVTSPGSGGSFTPGFFRRNSTSNMEAMNNGNKYSMGSYSSLKENTPSSNSTATALMNKENKFRDRAYSENGDRGVLQQKPGSQINSTRYKTELCRPFEENGSCKYGEKCQFAHGYHELRSLSRHPKYKTEPCRTFHTIGFCPYGPRCHFIHNADERRPAPAANANVQAGEARSARELCGYGQRDVLPQQQQHGYTPRDRPKLHHSLSFSGFSTHHGLESPLLDSPTSRTPPPPTTGSSCTSASNFYEEVLSPNSVSCINSAFSFPGQDLKALLAPLAVHTPGGYANNHSTGAYYGNMQGGMCPPSPPTYNISHLQALRRLSESPVFDPPPSPPDSLSDRDSYASGSLSSTGSLSGSESPSLDAGRRLPIFSRLSISDD
- the zfp36l2 gene encoding mRNA decay activator protein ZFP36L2 isoform X1; translated protein: MKEGVRQQTWGNEMSATVLSAFYDMDMLYKQDKSMNMNALHINSMLDKKAVGAPVTSPGSGGSFTPGFFRRNSTSNMEAMNNGNKYSMGSYSSLKENTPSSNSTATALMNKENKFRDRAYSENGDRGVLQQKPGSQINSTRYKTELCRPFEENGSCKYGEKCQFAHGYHELRSLSRHPKYKTEPCRTFHTIGFCPYGPRCHFIHNADERRPAPAANANVQAGEARSARELCGYGQRDVLPQQQQHGYTPRDRPKLHHSLSFSGFSTHHGLESPLLDSPTSRTPPPPTTGSSCTSASNFYEEVLSPNSVSCINSAFSFPGQDLKALLAPLAVHTPGGYANNHSTGAYYGNMQGGMCPPSPPTYNISHLQALRRLSESPVFDPPPSPPDSLSDRDSYASGSLSSTGSLSGSESPSLDAGRRLPIFSRLSISDD